The genome window CGCGAGATCGACTGGATGGCGCTGCACGGCATCGACATGCCGCTGGCGATGGAAGGCCAGGATTACGTGTGGCAGGCGCTGTGGCGCGAGTTCGGGGTGAGCGACGCGGACCTGGCGCAGTATTTCTCTGGCCCGGCGTTTGCGCCGTGGCAGCGCATGGGCAACATCGAAGGTTACGATGCGCCGTTGCCGCAGCAGTGGATCGAGGACAAGCACGCGTTGCAGCAGCGCATCCTGCAGCGCATGCGCGCGCTGGGCATGAAGCCGGTGCTGCCGGCCTTCGCCGGCTATGTGCCGAAGGCGTTCGCGCAGGCGCATCCGCAGGCGCGCATCTACCGCATGCGCGCCTGGGAAGGCTTCCACGAGACCTATTGGCTGGATCCGGCCGATCCGCTGTTCGCCAAGATCGCGCAGCGTTTCATCCAGCTCTACGACCGCACGTACGGCAAGGGCACCTATTACCTGGCCGATGCGTTCAACGAAATGCTGCCGCCGATCGCCGCCGACGGCAGCGACGCGCGCCTGGCCAGCTACGGCGACAGCACCGCCAATACCGCCAAGACCACGCCGCCCGAGGTGTCGCCGGCGCAGCGCGACAAGCGCCTGGCCGAGTACGGCCGCGCATTGTATGAATCGATCCATCGCGCCAATCCCGACGCGGTATGGGTGATGCAGGGCTGGCTGTTCGGCGCCGACCGCCACTTCTGGACGCCGCAGGCGATCGCCGCGTTCCTGCGCGAGGTGCCCAACGACAAGCTGCTGGTGCTGGACATCGGCAACGATCGCTACCCAGGCACCTGGAAGCTGTCCGACGCGTTCGACGGCAAGCAGTGGATCTACGGCTACGTGCACAACTACGGCGGCAGCAATCCGGTGTACGGCGACCTGGCGTTCTACCGCGACGACCTGCGTGCGCTGCTCGCGGACAAGGACAAGCAGCAACTGGTCGGCTTCGGCGCGTTCCCGGAAGGCCTGCACACCAACTCGGTGGTCTACGAATACATGTACGCGCTGGCCTGGGGCGAGCAGCAGCGTTCGCTGCAGGACTGGCTCGGCGACTACACCCGCGCCCGCTACGGACATACTTCGCCGGCATTGCGTGCGGCCTGGGACGACCTGCAGGCCGCAGTGCTGTCCACCCGCTACTGGACGCCGCGCTGGTGGCGCAGCCGTGCCGGCGCTTACCTGCTGTTCAAGCGGCCGACGCTGGACATCGGTGAATTCGAAGGTGCGCCCGGCGACCCGCCGCGCTTGCGCCGTGCGCTGGATCAATTGCTGGC of Xanthomonas translucens pv. cerealis contains these proteins:
- a CDS encoding alpha-N-acetylglucosaminidase, with the translated sequence MKRTFRHALSCGRAWLRSLCGLPLRGHAALLLAGALLAPAAFAAAAPDAQGAAARGVLLRTLGPRAAALALQRQPRGNGNDWYQVAAAAGTLRVSASSEVALAHGAYSYLQSIGAASVSWEGSRVALPAAYADFNGQRVVTPFAYRAYLNVCTYGYTTPWWDWARWEREIDWMALHGIDMPLAMEGQDYVWQALWREFGVSDADLAQYFSGPAFAPWQRMGNIEGYDAPLPQQWIEDKHALQQRILQRMRALGMKPVLPAFAGYVPKAFAQAHPQARIYRMRAWEGFHETYWLDPADPLFAKIAQRFIQLYDRTYGKGTYYLADAFNEMLPPIAADGSDARLASYGDSTANTAKTTPPEVSPAQRDKRLAEYGRALYESIHRANPDAVWVMQGWLFGADRHFWTPQAIAAFLREVPNDKLLVLDIGNDRYPGTWKLSDAFDGKQWIYGYVHNYGGSNPVYGDLAFYRDDLRALLADKDKQQLVGFGAFPEGLHTNSVVYEYMYALAWGEQQRSLQDWLGDYTRARYGHTSPALRAAWDDLQAAVLSTRYWTPRWWRSRAGAYLLFKRPTLDIGEFEGAPGDPPRLRRALDQLLALAPEYADAPLYRYDLVDFARHYATGRVDAQLQQAVAAYKRGDVAAGDAAFARVQAAVRQLDGLVGGQQETLSSWLGDAESYAKTPQDAAYYRRDAKAQVSVWGGEGNLGDYASKAWQGMYADYYLPRWALAMQALRAAAVGGGSVDEAALQQRLRAWELDWVKCETAYTRQAPADPVAAVRTLLQQVDAR